The window CGCGTTTGGCGATGGCTGATTCGAGCGGCGCGATGGCCCGAATGGTACAGCAACAGCGCCAACATCCGCTTTCTCGAATCTGCCGGCCCCGACCTTTCACTCGGTACCGAATTCAAGTGGAAGACCTTCGGCGCCAACGTATCGAGCAAGGTGCTGACCTTCGATCCGCCGCATGAGCTCGGATGGGACGCGCACGGCGTGCTCGACGCCTACCACGGCTGGATCATCGAGTCGGACGGCGCGGGCTGCCGCGTTATCACCGAGGAATGCCAGAACGGTATCCTGCCCAAGCTCGCGTGGTGGTACCTGCGCCCGATGCTCGAGCGGGGCCACCAGAACTGGGTCGAAAGCCTGAAGCGGATGGCCGAGCGCGATGATCCCTAAACTCGCGAGTTAGAAAAAGAGGGCGGGCGCGTCCGGGGTTGAACGCGCCGCCACTGGCACGGCTCCGATTCGTGGTGGGGATTGGAGCTGGCAAGGTTAATCAGTTCTTAGAAGCCGCCATTGAGCGGAACGCCGGGCAGCACCTCCGTGCCTTCGAGGCGGACGCCATCGAGGCTGTCGGGATTCAGCCCCAGCGCCTGCAGGATCGTCGGCGCCACCTGCGCAGTCTGAACCGCAGCAGTGATCGTCGCGGGTTTGAAGCTCGGATTCGAGACCAGCATGATCACGTTAGTGTCGTCATGCGCGAAGCCGCCGTGCTCCGCGAGCTTCTTCGAGCTGCCGGTATAGGTCACGCCGACGTTGGGCGTCACGATGATGTCGGGAGTGCGCGGATCGTTGCTGGTCGGTATCTGCGCGGTGCTGGTGCCGGGCGTGTTGTAGTTAATCGCAAGCGCCGGCCCATCGAAAAGCATTCCGAGCCCGATATCAGTAGCCTGCGCCTCCAGATCGGCGACAGCAGTCGCCAGCTCGCTTGAATTGGCGAGCCAGATCAGCGACACGTCGTCTTCGGTTGGTCCGATACCGTTGAAGTTCGCAGACGTCTCCGCCAGCAGCCCGTCGTTCTCAAGGATCGTCGCGGGCGTGGTGCCGCCAGGATTGTTCAGGATCGCGTCGTAGCGAGCCGGATCGATCGGCGACTGGCCGTGCTTGGCGGTCAGGATTATCAGGGTCGAGCTCAGCAGTCCTTTCTTGTTGAGCTCAGAGGTGAACTCGCCAATCGATTTGTCAACAAATTGTATCTCGGTGAGGAGCTCAGCGCTCGGCGTGCCGATCGAATCGACGTAGCCGCCCGTGCCGACGCTCTTCTCGATGAGCTTCTGGCCTACGCTCATCGCCTGGAAGTTCATCCCGAAAATGGCAGGGACTTTTGCCCTCGACTTACCGTTATGGGTCAGGCCGTCGATCTCATTGACGATCGCGTTGACTTTGAGTGTGTCGTAGCACTGGATCGCCTGGAAATCGTCGGTATACGCATCATCCGCAGGTACGTTGAGGTTGTTGCAGTTGAACCCAAGAGGAGTGGTCACAGGCAATGGGCCCGCGTTCGAATTGATCTCCGGCGCGTAGTAATCGTCGAGGTTGACCGGACCGTTGCCGGGACCCGATACCGCCGAGTACGCGGGATGCTTGTCCGACCACGCGGTATAGCCGCCGGCCTTGTGAATCACGCCGAAAATCGTGTTGGTGCGAATGAAGTTCCACGGGTAAACGGGCGCGCAGTTGTTGTACGGATCGCGGATGAGCTTGGCCGGATCGAGCGAAGCGACACCGCCATCGGTGCCGGCCGGTGCACCGCCATTTAGCTGCGTCTGATCAATATCGTCGCCCTCTTCATATTCCGTGGTCGTGCCGTTGGGCGTGTTGGGCGTGCAGCTTCCGGCTTGCGAGCCGTTGCCCGTGGTTTTCGTGGGAGGAGCGAGCACGCGATCGTATGCGACGTCATAATACGCGCCGTAGGTGCGCGGCGATCCGCCGGTCACCAGAGCCATCAGGCCAGGAAACGAATCCGAGGGCTTTGAAGTGCTGGCCGCAGTGTAGTTGATCGCCGTTGCGCCGACTGCCGCGATATTCGGGCAGAACGGCGCGCCGCCGTTGAAACCCGGGATACCGTTGGCGCAGTTGGCGTAATCGACGGCGTGCATGCCGTCGATACTGATCAGCAGGACGTGACGGATTTTGCCGCCGCCTGGAAAACCACCGCCAAGATCGCCGAGAATCGAGCCCCCGGCGAGCGCGGTCGAGGCCGTCATCAGCACCATCGCGCCAATCGCGGCACCCGACCGTAATTTAGCCTTCAGGAATTTTCTTCCTTTCATATGCTCCTCCAAATATCGTTCGAGAACGTGAAGCGGACGGAGCGTTTAAGTAGCCCGCGAATAGCGTCGCACGGATCACGATCGCGTTAGTGGCCGATTAAACTGGTCGTACTTAAACCTGCATAAATAGGCGCGAACTACACGGCAACGTCGCGAAAATATTTGCGTCACGAAAATCCGGAGCATTGAATGCCGGATAGCGCGCGCAAATAATCGCGAAGATGGAATTCGACCTGATCATCCGCAATGGCACTATCGTCGATGGCTCCGGCGCTCCGCGCTTTCATGGCGACGTCGCGATTAAGGACGGCAGGATTTCCGCGCTCATCGATCCGGCCGACGCCGCGCAATCGACGGCGGCAAAAACGATCGACGCGACCGATCGCATCATCGCGCCGGGCTTTATCGATCTGCATTCGCATTCGGATTGGGTCGTGCCCATCCCCGAGCACGCTCGCACGCTGCGGCCGTTCCTGATGCAGGGGGTGACGACGTTGGTCGGCGGCAATTGCGGATTCTCGGTGGCGCCGATTCGACGCGAGCGCGTGTCGATGCTGAATCAGTCGGGCCGGCT is drawn from Candidatus Binataceae bacterium and contains these coding sequences:
- a CDS encoding SRPBCC domain-containing protein, giving the protein MKWPRGFEPDRSLVFAHNEIAIAAPPDRVWRWLIRAARWPEWYSNSANIRFLESAGPDLSLGTEFKWKTFGANVSSKVLTFDPPHELGWDAHGVLDAYHGWIIESDGAGCRVITEECQNGILPKLAWWYLRPMLERGHQNWVESLKRMAERDDP
- a CDS encoding alkaline phosphatase family protein, with the protein product MKGRKFLKAKLRSGAAIGAMVLMTASTALAGGSILGDLGGGFPGGGKIRHVLLISIDGMHAVDYANCANGIPGFNGGAPFCPNIAAVGATAINYTAASTSKPSDSFPGLMALVTGGSPRTYGAYYDVAYDRVLAPPTKTTGNGSQAGSCTPNTPNGTTTEYEEGDDIDQTQLNGGAPAGTDGGVASLDPAKLIRDPYNNCAPVYPWNFIRTNTIFGVIHKAGGYTAWSDKHPAYSAVSGPGNGPVNLDDYYAPEINSNAGPLPVTTPLGFNCNNLNVPADDAYTDDFQAIQCYDTLKVNAIVNEIDGLTHNGKSRAKVPAIFGMNFQAMSVGQKLIEKSVGTGGYVDSIGTPSAELLTEIQFVDKSIGEFTSELNKKGLLSSTLIILTAKHGQSPIDPARYDAILNNPGGTTPATILENDGLLAETSANFNGIGPTEDDVSLIWLANSSELATAVADLEAQATDIGLGMLFDGPALAINYNTPGTSTAQIPTSNDPRTPDIIVTPNVGVTYTGSSKKLAEHGGFAHDDTNVIMLVSNPSFKPATITAAVQTAQVAPTILQALGLNPDSLDGVRLEGTEVLPGVPLNGGF